From the genome of Alcanivorax sp.:
GCATCAGCGCCGCGGTTGACGCCAGCACCGATGCCTCGGTTCGCCTGGCGGTACCCCATCGTGAGCTTTGCTACGAGGATGACATTCAGGGCACCGTGTGCAACAACCTCCATGAGGATGGCGGAGCCTTTGTGATTCGCCGCCGTGACGGCCTGTTTGGCTATCAGCTGGCCTGCGCCCTGGATGATGCCGACGACGACATTACCCATGTACTGCGCGGCGCGGATCTGATTGATTCCACCCTGCGCCAGCGCTGGCTGCTGGAATGCCTGGGTCGCCCGGCCCCGCACTACGCACACCTGCCGGTAATCACTGATGGCCGCGACACCAAGCTGTCCAAGTCCGGCGGCAGCGAAGCGCTCGACCCCGCCCGCGCCAGCCAGCTCCTCACCGCTGCGCTGCATTGCATGGGCCTGCAACCGCCAAACGATCTTCATGGCGCATCACCGGCAACCCTGCTGGAATGGGGCAAAGCCCATTACCCCGAACACCACTGGCCCCCTGGCCGCCAGCAACCCTTGCCAAGTGAGCTGAAAGTTCAAAGTTGAAAGTTTAAAAGCGCGAGATGGGGTTGAGATTGCTTCACCGCTGTGCCCGCGCCGATACGCTGAATCGCGGGCACCGCCTTCGCACTCGCAGCAACCTGCGCCGCGTTTGAACTTTCAACTTTGAACTTGCAACTGCCCTCCCCGCTTTTACACACCTCCCCCACCTGACGTATGCTCTTCGCCTTGAAGGGGCAAAACCACCATG
Proteins encoded in this window:
- the gluQRS gene encoding tRNA glutamyl-Q(34) synthetase GluQRS, which encodes MSYRGRFAPTPSGPLHFGSLVAALASWLDARAADGEWLVRVDDLDPPREVAGAADAILFQLEQFGLEWDGAVRYQSRRHATYQDAVDQLLSQGHAFYCTLTRKQLATLGHNHPGISAAVDASTDASVRLAVPHRELCYEDDIQGTVCNNLHEDGGAFVIRRRDGLFGYQLACALDDADDDITHVLRGADLIDSTLRQRWLLECLGRPAPHYAHLPVITDGRDTKLSKSGGSEALDPARASQLLTAALHCMGLQPPNDLHGASPATLLEWGKAHYPEHHWPPGRQQPLPSELKVQS